A stretch of DNA from Rhizobacter sp.:
TTCACCTACCTGCGCGACAGCTTCGATGCGCTGTACGCAGAGGGCGACACCGCGCCCAAGATGATGAGCATCGGCATGCACTGCCGCCTGCTCGGCAAGCCGGGGCGCATCGGCTCGCTGCAACGCTTCCTCGACCACGTGCTCGCGCACGACAAGGTCTGGGTGTGCCGGCGCATCGACATCGCACGGCACTGGAAACAGCATCACCCGGCGCCGACATGAGCCTCACCCTGGATCAGCTCAACAACGCCTCGCACGACGAGGCGCTGCAGATGCTCGCCGGCGTCTACGAGCATTCGCCGTGGATCGCCAAGCAGGCGCTGGCGCAACGTCCGTTCAAGACACTCGCCGCCTTGAAGGTCGCCCTGGCGCAGATGGTGCGTGAAGCCGATCCGTCACAGCAGCTCGCGCTCATCCAGGCCCACCCCGAACTGGCCGGCAAGCTCGCCGAACAAGGCCAGCTCACCGCCGAGTCGAGCCACGAGCAGCACACCGCAGGCTTGAAAGCCTGCTCGCCCGAAGAGCTGGCCGCCCTGCAGCGGCTCAATGCGGAATACCGCGCCAAGTTCGGCTGGCCCTTCATCCTCGCCGTGCGCGGCCCGCGCGGCACCGGGCTCACGCGGCAGCAGATCATCACCACCTTCGCGCGCCGGCTCGAAGGCCACGCCGACTTCGAGCGCGCCGAGTGCCTGCGCAACATCCACCGCATCGCCGAGCTGCGGCTCAACGACAAGTTCGGCTTCGAGCCCACGCTCGGCCACCAGGTGTGGGACTGCGCCGAGCTGCTGGCGCAGCACAGCGACGTGGACGACGCGCTCACCGTCACCTACCTCACGCCCGCCCACATCGCCTGCCAGAAGCAACTCGCCTACTGGATGCGCGACTGCGGCTTCGACGAAGTCGAGATCGACGCCGTGGGCAACGTGGTCGGCGTGTACCACGGCACGCAGGAGGAAGCCCCGCGCCTGCTCACCGGCAGCCACTTCGACACCGTGCGCAACGGCGGCAAATACGACGGGCGGCTGGGCATCTTCGTGCCGATGGTGTGCGTGCGCGAGCTGCACCGACAGCGTCGGCGTCTGCCCTTCGACATCGAGCTGATCGCCTTCGCCGAAGAAGAGGGCCAGCGCTACCGGGCCACCTTCCTCGGCTCGGGCGCCGTCATCGGCCGCTTCGACCCGAGCTGGCTCGACCAGCATGACGCCGACGGCATCGCGATGCGTGACGCGATGGCCACGGCCGGCCTCGACCCCAAGCGCATCGCGTGGATGCAGCGCCACCCCTCGCGCTACCTCGGGTTCGTCGAGGTGCACATCGAGCAGGGCCCAGTCCTCAACGAGATGGACCTGCCGCTCGGCGTGGTGACGTCCATCAACGGCAGCGTGCGCATGCTGGGCGAGATGGTCGGCACCGCGAGCCACGCCGGCACCACGCCGATGGACCGGCGCCGCGATGCCGCCGCCGCCGTGGCCGAGCTGCTGCTCTACGTGGAAAAGCGCGCCGCCCAGGTGCCGCACCTGGTGGGCACGGTCGGCATGCTGGAAGTGCCCGCCGGCTCGATCAACGTGGTGCCCGGTCGCTGCAAGTTCAGCCTCGACATCCGCGCCACCACCGACGAGGTGCGCGACGCGATGGTGCATGACGTGCTGGCCGAGATCCGCGCCATCACCGAGCGCCGCAGCCTGCACTGCACGCTCGAAGAGACGCTGCGCGCCCCGGCCGCGCCCAGCGCCCCCGATTGGCAGCGGCGTTGGGAACGCGCCGTCGAGTCGCTCGGTCTGCCGGTGCACCGCATGCCCAGCGGCGCCGGCCACGATGCGATGAAGCTGCACGAAGTGATGCCGCAGGCCATGCTCTTCCTGCGCGGCGGCAACTCCGGCATCAGCCACAACCCGCTGGAGACGATCACGAGCGACGATGCGCAGCTCTGCGTCGAAGCCTTCCAGACCCTGCTGAACGATCTGGCGGAGGAACGTCCATGAACAACCGCCACCACGACCTCGACGCCTGGGTCGACGAGCACTTCAACGAAGAGGTGCGCTTCCTGCAAGCGCTGGTGCAGGTGCCCACCGACACGCCACCGGGCAACAACGCCCCGCACGCCGAGCGCACCGCCGAGCTGCTGCTGGCCTTCGACATGGAGGCCGAGCGCCACCCCGTGCCGGAAGACGAGGTGCGGGCCTATGGCCTGCAGTCGATCACCAACCTGATCGTGCGCCGCGCCTATGGCGAGGGCAAAACCATCGCCCTCAACGCCCACGGCGACGTGGTGCCGCCCGGCGAAGGCTGGGTGCACGACCCGTATGGCGGCGAGGTCGAAGACGGCAAGCTTTACGGCCGCGCGTCGGCGGTGAGCAAGAGCGACTTCGCCACCTTCACCTTCGCCGTGCGCGCCCTCGAATCGCTGGGCGCGCCGCTCCAGGGCGGCGTGGAGCTGCACTTCACCTATGACGAAGAATTCGGCGGCGAGCTCGGCCCGGGTTGGCTGCTGAAGCATGGCCTCACGAAGCCCGACTACCTCATCGCCGCCGGCTTCAGCTACGAGGTCGTCACCGCGCACAACGGCTGCCTGCAGATGGAAGTCACGGTGCACGGCAAGATGGCGCACGCGGCGATTCCCACGACCGGCGTCGATGCCTTGCAAGGCGCGGTGGCGATCCTCAACGCGCTCTACGCGCAGAACGCGCTCTACAAGCAAACGACGTCGAAGGTGAAGGGCATCACCCACCCCTACCTCAACGTGGGCCGCATCGAAGGCGGCACCAACACCAACGTCGTGCCGGGCAAGGTGGTGCTGAAGCTCGACCGCCGCATGATCCCCGAGGAAGACCCGGTCGCGGTCGAAGCCAGCATCCGCCAGGTGATCGCCGAGGCCGCCGCGTGCTACCCCGGCATCACGGTCGACATCAAGCGCCTGCTGCTCGCGCAGTCGTTGAAGCCACTGCCCGGCAACAAGCCGCTGGTCGAGGCGCTGCAGAAGAACGCGCAGGCGGTGTTCGGCGAAGCCATCCCGGCGATGGGCACGCCGCTCTACACCGACGTGCGCCTCTACTGCGCCCAGGGCATCCCCGCTGTCATCTACGGCGCGGGGCCGCGTACCGTGCTGGAGTCCAATGCCAAGCGCGCCGACGAGCACCTGGTGCTCGAAGACCTGCGCCGGGCCACCAAGGTGGTCGCCCGCACGCTCTACGACCTGCTGAGCTGACCCATGCTCCGACTCGAACTCTCAAAGCTCAGCAAGACCTACCCCGCCGTCAAGGCCAACGACCAGGTGAGCCTGCGCGTGAAGCCGGGCGAGATCCACGCCGTGCTGGGCGAAAACGGCGCGGGCAAGTCCACGCTGATGAAGATGATCTACGGCGCCGTGCGGCCGGATGAAGGCGAGATCCGCTGGAACGGCGAGCCGGTGCAGGTGCGCTCGCCCGCCGAGGCGCGGGCGCTCGGCATCAGCATGGTGTTCCAGCACTTCAGCCTCTTCGACACGCTCACCGCGGCCGAGAACGTGTGGCTGGGTCTCGACAAGTCGCTCTCGCTCGCCGAGGTCATCGAACGCATCACGAAGGTCTCGAAGGACTACGGCCTCGACGTGGAGCCGCTGCGCCCGGTGCACACGCTCTCGGTCGGCGAACGCCAGCGCGTCGAGATCGTGCGCGCGTTGATGACGAATCCGAAGCTCCTGATCCTCGACGAGCCCACCTCGGTGCTCACGCCGCAGGCAGTCGAGACGCTCTTCGTCACGCTGCGCAAGCTCGCGAGCGAAGGCTGCAGCATCCTCTACATCAGCCACAAGCTCGACGAGATCCGCGCGCTGTGCCACCACTGCACGGTGCTGCGCGCCGGCCGTGTCACCGGCGAGGTCGACCCGACGCAGGAGACCAACGCCAGCCTCTCGCGCCTCATGATCGGCGCCGAGCCGCCCCAGCTCAAGCACGAGCCGCGCACGCCCGGCGAGGTGGTGCTGGCGGTGCGCGAGCTCACGCTGCCCAAGCTCGACCAATTCGGCATGAGCCTGCAGGGCATTGGCTTCGAAGTGCGCGCCGGTGAGATCGTCGGCATCGCCGGGGTCTCGGGCAACGGTCAGCAGGAGCTGATGGCCGCGCTCTCGGGCGAAGACACCCGCGCCGCCGCCGCGAGCATCCAGCTTTTCGGCCAGCCCATCGCGCACAAGCCGCCGCAGGTGCGCCGCGCGGCGGGCCTGCACTTCGTGCCGGAAGAGCGCCTCGGCCGCGGCGCTGTGCCCACGCTCTCGCTCGCGCAGAACACACTGCTCACCCGCACCGAAGCGGTGGGCCGGGGCGGCTGGCTGCGCACGGGTCAGGTGCGGGCGCTGGCGCAATCGCTCATCGAGCGCTTCAACGTCAAGGCCGGCGGGCCCGATGCGGCGGCCAAGAGCCTCTCGGGCGGCAACCTGCAGAAGTTCCTCGTCGGCCGCGAGATCGACGCGAAGCCGAAGCTGCTCATCGTCTCGCAACCCACCTGGGGCGTGGACGTGGGCGCCGCCGCGCAGATCCGCGGCGAGCTGCTCGCGCTGCGCGACGCGGGCTGCGCGCTGCTGGTGGTGAGCGAGGAGCTCGACGAGCTCTTCGAGATCAGCGACCGGCTGCTCGTGATCGCCCAAGGCCGCATGTCACCCTCCATCGCCACGCGCGATGCCACCATTCCCCAGATCGGCGCCTGGATGTCGGGGCTCTGGACCCAAGAACCCAGCCAAGAGAGCACCCATGCTGAAGCTTGAGACCCGGCCCGAGCCGAGCCGGTGGATGTCGGTGCTGTCGCCGCTCCTGGCGCTCGCCATCACGGTGCTCATCGGCGTCGTGCTCTTCGCCCTGCTGGGCAAGGACCCGCTGCGCGGCCTGCAGGCCTTCTTCGTGGAGCCGGTGAAGAGCGTCTATGCGCTGACCGAACTCGCGATGAAAGCCACACCGCTGCTGCTGATCGCGCTCGGCCTCGCGGTGTGCTTCCGCTCCAACGTGTGGAACATCGGTGCCGAAGGCCAGTTCATCCTCGGCGCCATCTTCGCGAGCGGCGTGGCCATGATGGCCGGCAAGGACACGAGCCGCCTCATCGTCGTGGCCATCCTGCTGGCCGGGGTGCTGGGCGGCATGCTGTGGGCGGGCATCGTCGCCTTCCTGCGCGACAAGGCGAATGCGAGCGAGATCCTCGTGAGCCTGATGCTGGTCTATGTGGCCGACATGGTGCTGAGCTACCTCGTCTACGGGCCCTGGAAAGACCCGAACGGCTACAACTTCCCGCAGACCATCAACTTCCTCGCCGTCACGCAGATCCCCAGGCTGGCCACTGGCTTTCGCGTGAACATCGGCCTGCTCATTGCGCTGGCCTGCGTGGGGCTCTTCTGGCTCTTCCTCTTCCGCAGCTACGCGGGCTACCAGCTGCAGGTGGGCGGGCTCGCACCGGCTGCGGCACGTTACGCCGGCTTCTCGTCGCGCAAGGCGCTGTGGACGGCGTTGCTGCTCTCGGGCGGCATGGCGGGCCTGGCCGGTGCGTTGGAGGCGGCCGGGCCGCTCGGTCAGCTCACGCCGCACGTGCCGGCGGGCTACGGCTTCGCGGCGATCA
This window harbors:
- a CDS encoding ABC transporter ATP-binding protein produces the protein MLRLELSKLSKTYPAVKANDQVSLRVKPGEIHAVLGENGAGKSTLMKMIYGAVRPDEGEIRWNGEPVQVRSPAEARALGISMVFQHFSLFDTLTAAENVWLGLDKSLSLAEVIERITKVSKDYGLDVEPLRPVHTLSVGERQRVEIVRALMTNPKLLILDEPTSVLTPQAVETLFVTLRKLASEGCSILYISHKLDEIRALCHHCTVLRAGRVTGEVDPTQETNASLSRLMIGAEPPQLKHEPRTPGEVVLAVRELTLPKLDQFGMSLQGIGFEVRAGEIVGIAGVSGNGQQELMAALSGEDTRAAAASIQLFGQPIAHKPPQVRRAAGLHFVPEERLGRGAVPTLSLAQNTLLTRTEAVGRGGWLRTGQVRALAQSLIERFNVKAGGPDAAAKSLSGGNLQKFLVGREIDAKPKLLIVSQPTWGVDVGAAAQIRGELLALRDAGCALLVVSEELDELFEISDRLLVIAQGRMSPSIATRDATIPQIGAWMSGLWTQEPSQESTHAEA
- a CDS encoding ABC transporter permease, producing MLKLETRPEPSRWMSVLSPLLALAITVLIGVVLFALLGKDPLRGLQAFFVEPVKSVYALTELAMKATPLLLIALGLAVCFRSNVWNIGAEGQFILGAIFASGVAMMAGKDTSRLIVVAILLAGVLGGMLWAGIVAFLRDKANASEILVSLMLVYVADMVLSYLVYGPWKDPNGYNFPQTINFLAVTQIPRLATGFRVNIGLLIALACVGLFWLFLFRSYAGYQLQVGGLAPAAARYAGFSSRKALWTALLLSGGMAGLAGALEAAGPLGQLTPHVPAGYGFAAIIVAFVGRLHPVGIVFSAILMSMFYIGGELAQSRLGLPKSLTGVFQGLLLFTLLACDTLIHYRVRWVSRHATPRAA
- the uraD gene encoding 2-oxo-4-hydroxy-4-carboxy-5-ureidoimidazoline decarboxylase → MSLTLDQLNNASHDEALQMLAGVYEHSPWIAKQALAQRPFKTLAALKVALAQMVREADPSQQLALIQAHPELAGKLAEQGQLTAESSHEQHTAGLKACSPEELAALQRLNAEYRAKFGWPFILAVRGPRGTGLTRQQIITTFARRLEGHADFERAECLRNIHRIAELRLNDKFGFEPTLGHQVWDCAELLAQHSDVDDALTVTYLTPAHIACQKQLAYWMRDCGFDEVEIDAVGNVVGVYHGTQEEAPRLLTGSHFDTVRNGGKYDGRLGIFVPMVCVRELHRQRRRLPFDIELIAFAEEEGQRYRATFLGSGAVIGRFDPSWLDQHDADGIAMRDAMATAGLDPKRIAWMQRHPSRYLGFVEVHIEQGPVLNEMDLPLGVVTSINGSVRMLGEMVGTASHAGTTPMDRRRDAAAAVAELLLYVEKRAAQVPHLVGTVGMLEVPAGSINVVPGRCKFSLDIRATTDEVRDAMVHDVLAEIRAITERRSLHCTLEETLRAPAAPSAPDWQRRWERAVESLGLPVHRMPSGAGHDAMKLHEVMPQAMLFLRGGNSGISHNPLETITSDDAQLCVEAFQTLLNDLAEERP
- a CDS encoding ArgE/DapE family deacylase; translation: MNNRHHDLDAWVDEHFNEEVRFLQALVQVPTDTPPGNNAPHAERTAELLLAFDMEAERHPVPEDEVRAYGLQSITNLIVRRAYGEGKTIALNAHGDVVPPGEGWVHDPYGGEVEDGKLYGRASAVSKSDFATFTFAVRALESLGAPLQGGVELHFTYDEEFGGELGPGWLLKHGLTKPDYLIAAGFSYEVVTAHNGCLQMEVTVHGKMAHAAIPTTGVDALQGAVAILNALYAQNALYKQTTSKVKGITHPYLNVGRIEGGTNTNVVPGKVVLKLDRRMIPEEDPVAVEASIRQVIAEAAACYPGITVDIKRLLLAQSLKPLPGNKPLVEALQKNAQAVFGEAIPAMGTPLYTDVRLYCAQGIPAVIYGAGPRTVLESNAKRADEHLVLEDLRRATKVVARTLYDLLS